CAAAAATAAAAAGCTCAAAATAATATAGTGGCGGATCAAAACTTTAAAATGGTTGCGCAGGCTGCGATGTCTTTCTTCGCTGGCTTCACGCAAGAAGAATTTATAAAAGACCCAGGTAATGGCGATTAAACAGCCAAGTAAAATGAAGGGTTCTAGCTCTAGAAATCCGTACAGTGCCTGAATTTTGATAAACTTTTCTGCCATGCTCAGTGGGTCCTTTTGAAGTTTCATTATAGTGACTAATTTTTAGTCTAGTCGAGTCTTAAATTTTGTGAGCCCTCTCAATGCCAGTTCCCGGTGTGCCGATAACTTAAGCATGAGAAAGCACACACTTACAATCGCATTAGGGATGATGATAACAGCCTGCGCCCCAGCGGGGTTTGAGGTTGCTAACGATATCGCTTCACAAACGGTGCAAGACATCGCTTGTAAAGACAAAGCCATGGAAAGCAAATTATGGGATGGGTTAAAAACCTATTTGCTTGAACAAAAGTCGTTGCCGGAAGCAGATACTTTTAAGCAGGCCATGACGGAGCAAGTTGAAAAACTGGCTTCATCCAATCCCCAGTTTGGTTCTAACGATCAAGCTAAACTTGAAGGCGAACTTCACACTTTAGTTGATACTCTTTTAAGCGAAGCTCCTGAAGGTGAACGCGTGAAAACTTCAGAAGAGTTGTTGATGCTGCTTTCAGCTATCGACGTTGGTGATCGAACCACGGTATTCCGATCTTACATGCAAGATAAAGTGCGAGGCAATTTCAATTCGTTGCAAAAAACCGTTCAGGCTTTGGATTTGAATTGTGAAGAGACAGCGAATGATCCTGCAGTTACTTCCCCGATTGCTGATGAGCCGGAGGAAAACCTAATTCCTCAGGATACCAATAAAGATTATGAGTATCATAAAGCCCAGGCTTTGTCGGCCGGTTCAAATCTTGCCGTGTTCGGGGGGCGTTGGGCCATGGCGACGGCTTATCAAACTTGTCAAACTATGCAGTTGCCTGCAATGAATGATCAAACTCCGGATGTGCAAGGTATCAGCGTTATTGGAAAACATTCTGATGGCGTTGGTAATAAGCGTTCGATCGCCAGTCTTTCAAAAGTTCAAACCAGCCACTATTATATTCGCGACGTTTCTAACTACGGTGAAGGTTGTTTCAATGTTCGTCAGAATCCGTTGATTTATGATTACGGTGGAAAACCTTATGCAACGACGGCGACGACTTCGGCGATTGATTTATTTAAAAACAATGGTGATGGTACTAGTGTTTTAGGTATCGATTGTTCAGGTTATGTATTTTCGGCAATGGCAACAGCGGGCCTACGTTTAAAAGCGGGTCGTACGTTGAAAGCTTCTGATTCTTGGGCGTGGGGATCTAGCTCTTATGTTGAGCCTCAGCAGAATGGTCTAACGTGTTTAAATAAAATTTCTGTGACCGCTGCTAACACTATGAAGGCCGGCGACATCGTGGCAGTTTATGGTCACGTGGTTTTGATTGATAAAGTGGGTGCGGATCCATTTGGTATTAACAAAATCACTCGTGAAAGTGATTGTTCGAAATTAACTTCGGCAGATTTTGATTTCGTAGTAGCGCAAAGTTCACCAAGCAAAGGTGCGATTGGTTTAAATTATTTCGATGCTAGAAATTATTTGCCAACGAGCTCTAAAATGAAAACGGGTCTAGAGAAGTATGCGTATTATACTTGTTTATCTA
This is a stretch of genomic DNA from Bdellovibrio reynosensis. It encodes these proteins:
- a CDS encoding NlpC/P60 family protein produces the protein MRKHTLTIALGMMITACAPAGFEVANDIASQTVQDIACKDKAMESKLWDGLKTYLLEQKSLPEADTFKQAMTEQVEKLASSNPQFGSNDQAKLEGELHTLVDTLLSEAPEGERVKTSEELLMLLSAIDVGDRTTVFRSYMQDKVRGNFNSLQKTVQALDLNCEETANDPAVTSPIADEPEENLIPQDTNKDYEYHKAQALSAGSNLAVFGGRWAMATAYQTCQTMQLPAMNDQTPDVQGISVIGKHSDGVGNKRSIASLSKVQTSHYYIRDVSNYGEGCFNVRQNPLIYDYGGKPYATTATTSAIDLFKNNGDGTSVLGIDCSGYVFSAMATAGLRLKAGRTLKASDSWAWGSSSYVEPQQNGLTCLNKISVTAANTMKAGDIVAVYGHVVLIDKVGADPFGINKITRESDCSKLTSADFDFVVAQSSPSKGAIGLNYFDARNYLPTSSKMKTGLEKYAYYTCLSKFNGKTYTPNVGTLSVVRHKGTADCVAPRVKMARESCIQSCDSLNR